The Acidihalobacter prosperus genomic sequence GGTGTTTATAGGGTGCGGTTGCTGACTTGACATGGTTGATAAGCATTGGTAAACCGAACATAAAGTCAGTTTAGACACCTACTAGGTGTGATTCAACGCACCCGTTTAGGGTGTCTACTTTAAGTTAGCACTGAAAAATGCCCCTTCGCGCTGTACTCGATAACATCAACCTGTTTGCCTATGAGCAAACCGTTGAGTCGTGGAACAAGCTGAAAAACTCGCCAGAGCGCAAGAAGCTAGCTATGCCTTGCTGCGGCGAACGAGCTATAGCGAAAACGAGCCCCCTAGGCACATTTTTCTTTGCTCACTATCGGAAGGCTACCGATTGCTATGCCGCACCAGAAAGCCCGGAACATGTTTATTTGAAGGAAATTATCGCAACATCAGCGAAGGCTGCTCACTGGGCGGTTATCACTGAACATCCAGGGGCTTCCCCAAAGGGAGATAAATGGGTAGCCGATGTATTTTGCGAGAAAAAATCAGCTAAAATTGCTTTTGAAATTCAACTCTCAAAACAAACGCTTAGTGAGTTTAAATACAGGCAGGCTAGGTACAAAGAATCGGGCATTCGTGCAGCATGGTTTGTGTCAGCTAATGTCGCAAACTCCATCAACTATCCTCAATCAAAAGAACTGCCGATCTTCGTTGTTGAAGATTATTCCATTGAGGGCTCAATTCCATTGGTATCCGGCTTCAACTTGCCTCTTCGAGATTTCGTGAGAGACCTGTTGTCTGGGCTCATATCCTGGAAAACCGATCCAGAAGAAATGAATATCCACTACATCAAAGATACGTGTTGGAGTTGTGGAAAGCCGGTTAAACAACCCTACGGATACAGCATCGACGTCTATCACGATTTCGTTAAAACCGTACCAAACTGCTCTACGGTGCTTGAAAAAATACTCGGGTACGTGGGAAACGAAAACTTAGCGGCTCGCGGCATAAACAAAATCTCGGCCTTCCCAACCTTTAAAGGCAATGCTCCTAGTTTCCCGTATTGTTCTGAATGCCTGCACTGTGGCCAACCGCAAGCCAACCATTACCTAATGCAAAAACTGAAAGCCGCTCGGGAGGAAGAAGCAGAATACGCGGAGTCATTTGTCACCGGTGAATGCAACGGTAGGTGGGAATGTGCTAACAAGTAGGTCAACTCGTTCGCCTGCGGCTCACTGGGACGTTCAACACTCCGCGCCAGCTCGCGCATGCCTTCGGCATTGTTGCGCGAGCAGTCGCTCCATGTTGAACGCCCGTTACCATGGGCGTTATGCAATCGAGTCCCGTAGAGATGAGGAGTTAAGTTGAAATTACTGATTGAAAGCCAGCAGAACCCTGTCGGAAGTGAGGTGCTGGCCAGAATCGCTATTGTAAGACCGATTCTCACGGCACTGCTGACG encodes the following:
- a CDS encoding competence protein CoiA family protein; this encodes MPLRAVLDNINLFAYEQTVESWNKLKNSPERKKLAMPCCGERAIAKTSPLGTFFFAHYRKATDCYAAPESPEHVYLKEIIATSAKAAHWAVITEHPGASPKGDKWVADVFCEKKSAKIAFEIQLSKQTLSEFKYRQARYKESGIRAAWFVSANVANSINYPQSKELPIFVVEDYSIEGSIPLVSGFNLPLRDFVRDLLSGLISWKTDPEEMNIHYIKDTCWSCGKPVKQPYGYSIDVYHDFVKTVPNCSTVLEKILGYVGNENLAARGINKISAFPTFKGNAPSFPYCSECLHCGQPQANHYLMQKLKAAREEEAEYAESFVTGECNGRWECANK